The candidate division WOR-3 bacterium genomic sequence AAAAGCGACGACTTACCCGCGTTGGGCAACCCGACGATGCCGACCTTCATGACATGACTTTGGTCTTTGGACCTTGCACTCTGAACTCTCCCAGTCTGGTGGTGGTGGTCTCTGGTCTGGCGTTCAATTGTCTAGTAGTATCCGGATTGTAGCGGTTCATCGCCGCCTCAAGACCCTGGGTAAGGACCGCAAGGCAACAGTCAGCAGCCCGGCCCAAAATCTCGGGCAAGAGTTCGGTTTCTTCAGCGGAGAACGGCGCAAGCACGTATTCGGTTCCGTCCTGGTCCGCACCAGGTGCACCGATACCAATACGCAATCGTGGAAAATCCTGTGTCCCAAGATGGTAGATTACCGAAGCCAGACCTTTGTGCCCACCGTCCGACCCACGGGCACGCAGCCGCAACCGGCCAAACGGCAGGGCCAAGTCGTCGCAAACAACCAGGAACCGGTCCGGCTCCTGGCTTAGGTGCTCACGCACCACAACGCCGGATTCATTCATATAGAGAAGCGGCTTGACTAGTACCAGCCGCTCGCCACCAAACTCCTTGCGGGCAATGGATTTGCCCGGAAGGTGACGGAATCGAGCGCGGACACGTCGCGCCAAAGTCGTCAGCACCATGAACCCGATGTTGTGGCGGGTACCAGCATAACGGTCAGTGGGGTTGCCTAGACCGAACACAGTCACGCGCTCACTCCACTTTCCAGTCTCCGGCCGGACTCCGGCGATTCAAAACCCAAGGTTGTTACTTCTTCTCTTTCTTCTCGGTCTTTTCCGGTTTCTTGCCTTCCTTCGCTTCCTCAGCCGGCTCCTCTTCCTTGACCTTCTGCTTGATTACTTCCGGCTCTTTGGATTCCTCAGCCACTGCCGCGCCCTCGGCCGGTGCGGCTGCTGCCGCGGCCTCGGCCTCAATCTGAGCTGCAGCCAGCTTGCGTGGCACAAGCACAGTCACAACTGCGGTGTCAAGCGGAACGTCGAACTCCAGGCCCTCGGCCGCAAGGTCGGAAACGTGCACGCTCTGCCCCAAGCCCAGCCGGGTCACATCAATGTCAAAGTGCTCAGGAATCCGGTCAATTGTCGCACGGACTGGAATCTCGCGCAACAGGTGGTCGAGCATGCCGCCCGACTTCACGCCCTCGGCCGTACCGCGTACAATCACCGGCACATTGATGGTTATCTTCTCGGTCGGGTGAACCTTCTGAAAGTCAACATGCAGCAATGAGCCATCAATCGGATTACGCTGGATTGTCTTGATGACGCACCGCTCGGAACGACCGTCAACGTCAAGCTCAACGACCGGGCTGTGCCCGCGTAGATTCTCAAGCAGCCGGTTGAAGTCGTGGGAGTTGAGAGTCAAGAGGGTCGAAGGGTCACCGTGACCGTACATCACTGCCGGCACCGACCCGTTCCGGCGCAGCCGGCGCACCGGGCCCTTACCGGTCTCACTTCTCGGACTCGCTTTAATTACGTATGCCATGTTACCTCACTTAGTTTAGACAAACAGCGAGCTGACCGAATCACCGCGATGGATACGCAGAATTGCTTCGGCCAGCAACGGTGCGACTGAAAGTACTTCGAGCTTCTTGTTCTGCTGTTCGGGCCTGAGTTCAATCGTATCGGTGATAATGACCTGGCTGATCCGGGATTCGGCAATGCGGCTAACCGCGGTACCGGAAAGCACTCCGTGGGTCGCCACCGCCATTACTGTCCTCGCACCGTGATGGATAAGCGCATCGGCTGCACCGACTAGTGTATTACCGGTGTCAATCATGTCGTCGTAGATAAGTGCGTGGAGTCCTGCGACCTGACCAACCAAGTTCATCACCTCAGCTTCGTTCGGCGCAGCCCGTCGCTTATCAATGATTGCGATCGGGATGTCGGTGCCAAGCCGCCGGGCAAAGCCCCGGGCCCGATTGGCCCGACCTGCATCCGGCGCAACAACAACGAGATTCTCTTTGTCGGTCCGGGCAAAGTAGTCAATAAAAATGGGCACGGAGTAGAGATGGTCCACCGGGATATCGAAGAAACCCTGAATCTGCTCGGCATGGAGTTCCATGGTCAGTATGCGGTCGGCGCCGGCACGGACAATGAGATTAGCAATAAGCTTGGCCGACAGCGGCACACGCGGTTCATCCTTTCGGTCCTGTCGGGCATAGCCGAAGTAGGGTATGACCGCGGTAACTCGTTCGGCTGAGGCCCGTTTGAGCGCGTCAAGCATCAGGAGCAGTTCGAGCAGATGCTCGGCTGGCGGGTGAGTCGACTGGATGACGAAGACATCCGAGCCCCGCACGCTCTCGCAGATGTTGATTCGGATTTCGCCGTCAGCGAAGTCGCGCACCTCGGCCGCGCCGAGCGGTATATCGAGCCGGCGGCAGATTTTCTCTGCCAGCGGCCGGTTGGACCGGCCACAAAACACCTTCAGTTGTGGCTCCATACAGCCTCGCTTTCCGCCTTTATCCTATTACCCTGGGGCGGGAGGATTCGAACCTCCACAACAGGATCCAAAATCCTGGGTCCTAGCCATTAGACGACGCCCCAAAATCAAGCCCCGGTGAAACAAGTCAGACCTATACTCTCAACCTCTGACCGATGGTTCTCATCGGTCAGACTTCAACTCATGCTTTGCCTGAATGGAACTGGTTCTAATGCAGGAAAGACCTTGCCGTTTCAGGGCGGCCATCGGGTCCTGCACGGCCTTCTCCATCAGGCCATAGACCGTACTGCCGGAACCGGAGAGTCCCGCCGCAAAGCAGCCGTTCTCATACAGCAGCCGCTTCACCTTTGCGAGGTCAGGGTGATGGCGGAACACAACGGACTCGAAGCTATTCCGCATCAGGCGGGCTGCCTGCTCCAGTTCTCCTCGCCTCAATCTTGCGGCGAGTATCTTAGGCCAATTCCCCGGCCCTGTCAAATCCGGCAAAACTTGGCCGCCCACGCGGCTGGCTGCCTCGGCCCGGCCGCGTGAGACCATGCTGGCACGCCACCGGTCAAGTTCAGCATACGCCCAGGCGGTCTGCACAGCGTATCCTGTAGGGCAAAGAATAACGTTGAGCCGCGGCAGACCAATCCGTCGCAGACGTTCACCTCGACCACGAGCAACACAGGCCCGGCCAAACAACAGCGCCGGTACGTCAGAGCCCACTTTCCGGGCAATCGCCATGAGCTGGGCTGGGGTTAGTGGTCGGCCGAACAGCCGATTCATGCCGCGAAGCACGGTTGCG encodes the following:
- a CDS encoding 50S ribosomal protein L25 — encoded protein: MAYVIKASPRSETGKGPVRRLRRNGSVPAVMYGHGDPSTLLTLNSHDFNRLLENLRGHSPVVELDVDGRSERCVIKTIQRNPIDGSLLHVDFQKVHPTEKITINVPVIVRGTAEGVKSGGMLDHLLREIPVRATIDRIPEHFDIDVTRLGLGQSVHVSDLAAEGLEFDVPLDTAVVTVLVPRKLAAAQIEAEAAAAAAPAEGAAVAEESKEPEVIKQKVKEEEPAEEAKEGKKPEKTEKKEKK
- a CDS encoding ribose-phosphate pyrophosphokinase, whose protein sequence is MEPQLKVFCGRSNRPLAEKICRRLDIPLGAAEVRDFADGEIRINICESVRGSDVFVIQSTHPPAEHLLELLLMLDALKRASAERVTAVIPYFGYARQDRKDEPRVPLSAKLIANLIVRAGADRILTMELHAEQIQGFFDIPVDHLYSVPIFIDYFARTDKENLVVVAPDAGRANRARGFARRLGTDIPIAIIDKRRAAPNEAEVMNLVGQVAGLHALIYDDMIDTGNTLVGAADALIHHGARTVMAVATHGVLSGTAVSRIAESRISQVIITDTIELRPEQQNKKLEVLSVAPLLAEAILRIHRGDSVSSLFV
- the ispE gene encoding 4-(cytidine 5'-diphospho)-2-C-methyl-D-erythritol kinase; this encodes MSSVVLAAPAKVNLGLWVGSRRPDGYHEIVTIVVPLEFGDKVSMTRAAKGITVTTDSPAVPNGPANLAYQAAERFLAAAHVSAGCRIRIKKRIPVGSGLGGGSSDAATVLRGMNRLFGRPLTPAQLMAIARKVGSDVPALLFGRACVARGRGERLRRIGLPRLNVILCPTGYAVQTAWAYAELDRWRASMVSRGRAEAASRVGGQVLPDLTGPGNWPKILAARLRRGELEQAARLMRNSFESVVFRHHPDLAKVKRLLYENGCFAAGLSGSGSTVYGLMEKAVQDPMAALKRQGLSCIRTSSIQAKHELKSDR